The Cyanobacteriota bacterium genome includes a region encoding these proteins:
- a CDS encoding TM0106 family RecB-like putative nuclease encodes MLLTAELLSHFQRCSRRAFLDFYGDASQQEPPSDYLLKLLRDSANHRQRVLATRSGQQPHYPLGDWAAGASLTYQMMQEGVECIQQGVLMAQYSEAVTLLSCPDLLIKQPGSSKLGDWCYVPIAVKLGKRPKLEYQVSVVFDAYVLSTVQVASLDQAWLMLRERGLCSVDVLSVLPQMQDVLTNCVQTLTSSQAPDVFIARNRCNLCPWFNHCYTIAQEQQHLSLVAGITPHRYSILQALDLTTVEALAHTPPSVLEPLAGFGKDVAEKLVLQARSNLTQQALLRSVIPPDMATDIPTCKVELYFDIEADPDMTLDYLLGVLVVNHETQCEQFHSFLAETPEAEYQIWTMFVDLVEQYPDAPIFHFCPYETHTIKRLAALYDTPPAVVKRTIDRCVDLHEQVTRRVILPIESYALKNIARWLGFNWRDPNATGAQAVCWYTQWLETGDRAYLEAIVTYNEDDCRAMYYLKNWLVSFFAQATQITPQNLQNPLLRV; translated from the coding sequence ATATTGCTAACGGCTGAACTTTTGTCACATTTTCAACGCTGTAGTCGGCGAGCATTTTTAGACTTTTATGGGGATGCTAGTCAGCAAGAACCACCTAGTGACTATTTGTTAAAGTTGCTGCGAGACAGTGCAAATCATCGGCAACGGGTGTTGGCAACTCGATCGGGACAACAACCTCACTATCCACTCGGTGATTGGGCAGCGGGTGCTAGTTTGACCTACCAGATGATGCAGGAAGGTGTTGAGTGCATTCAGCAAGGGGTGTTGATGGCTCAATATTCTGAAGCAGTGACGTTGCTGAGCTGCCCCGATTTGTTAATTAAACAACCAGGATCATCAAAACTTGGAGATTGGTGCTACGTCCCGATCGCAGTCAAGTTAGGCAAGCGCCCCAAGTTGGAATATCAAGTGAGTGTAGTATTTGACGCTTATGTGTTGTCTACAGTGCAAGTGGCTAGTCTAGATCAAGCATGGTTGATGTTACGGGAGCGCGGGCTATGTAGCGTTGATGTGTTGTCAGTGCTGCCTCAGATGCAAGATGTGCTTACAAACTGTGTACAAACCTTAACATCATCCCAAGCACCAGATGTATTCATTGCCCGTAATCGCTGTAATCTGTGTCCCTGGTTTAATCACTGCTACACAATCGCGCAAGAGCAACAACACCTATCCCTAGTTGCTGGCATCACTCCGCATCGTTATAGCATTTTGCAAGCCCTAGACTTGACAACTGTAGAAGCACTTGCCCATACACCTCCATCAGTACTGGAGCCATTAGCAGGGTTTGGCAAGGACGTAGCCGAGAAACTGGTATTGCAGGCGCGTTCGAACTTAACTCAACAGGCATTGCTACGATCAGTAATCCCTCCCGATATGGCTACTGATATACCAACTTGTAAGGTTGAGCTTTATTTCGACATTGAAGCAGATCCGGATATGACTCTGGATTATTTGCTGGGGGTGTTAGTTGTGAATCATGAAACACAGTGTGAGCAGTTTCATAGCTTTTTGGCAGAAACACCTGAGGCTGAATATCAAATCTGGACAATGTTTGTTGACTTAGTGGAGCAATATCCTGATGCACCGATTTTTCACTTTTGTCCCTATGAAACCCATACGATTAAGCGGCTAGCAGCGCTCTATGATACTCCGCCTGCTGTAGTGAAGCGAACTATTGATCGTTGCGTAGATTTACATGAGCAGGTCACTCGTAGGGTAATTTTGCCCATCGAAAGCTATGCACTAAAAAATATTGCCCGCTGGTTAGGATTTAACTGGCGAGATCCAAATGCCACTGGTGCTCAAGCTGTATGTTGGTATACGCAATGGCTGGAGACTGGCGATCGAGCCTATCTAGAGGCGATCGTCACCTACAATGAAGATGACTGTCGTGCCATGTATTACTTGAAAAATTGGTTGGTCAGTTTCTTTGCCCAAGCTACGCAGATTACACCACAAAATCTGCAAAATCCATTGCTAAGGGTTTAA
- a CDS encoding CPBP family intramembrane metalloprotease has protein sequence MPPVALFHQLFRGLFQSVIGWTVGLLLTWVLLWLPLAVPIARQVKWHPPLPITPQQKIPLLVSLYLLAPVIIWGATHWGTVSLMDCGLIWRWSLLVNGLIGLMIGTVGVLTLFWVEASVGWISWHWNHQVLTACLPILVLGLGVSATEEAMFRGLFQARFQQNYSLWIAGAIVSLIFAVLHLVWEGADNLPQLPGLWLMGMVLTLAKVVDYGHLGLAWGLHAGWIWSMATLDTAQVIAYNNTTSPWILGFGNKPLAGLMGILFLAITSALLLAFRPIFLP, from the coding sequence CCAGTAGCACTCTTCCATCAGTTATTTCGTGGGTTATTTCAATCGGTAATAGGTTGGACAGTTGGGCTGCTTCTCACCTGGGTTTTACTCTGGTTACCCTTAGCCGTACCCATTGCCCGGCAAGTCAAGTGGCACCCTCCGCTACCGATTACACCTCAGCAAAAAATCCCTCTGTTGGTCTCTCTTTACCTACTGGCACCTGTGATCATCTGGGGTGCTACTCATTGGGGAACTGTAAGCTTAATGGATTGTGGGCTGATTTGGCGGTGGTCACTGCTTGTTAATGGGCTAATAGGGCTAATGATCGGAACGGTTGGCGTTCTAACCCTGTTTTGGGTAGAAGCCAGTGTTGGCTGGATAAGTTGGCATTGGAATCACCAGGTATTAACAGCTTGCTTGCCTATCTTGGTACTAGGGCTTGGGGTCAGCGCTACTGAGGAAGCCATGTTTCGTGGTCTGTTCCAAGCTCGATTTCAGCAAAACTATTCCCTGTGGATAGCAGGTGCGATCGTCAGCTTAATTTTTGCTGTCTTGCACTTGGTCTGGGAGGGAGCCGACAACCTACCTCAGTTGCCTGGCTTATGGCTGATGGGAATGGTCTTAACTCTGGCAAAGGTTGTTGATTATGGTCACCTAGGATTAGCTTGGGGACTACATGCAGGTTGGATCTGGAGCATGGCCACATTGGATACTGCCCAAGTGATTGCCTATAACAACACAACATCGCCTTGGATACTTGGATTTGGCAACAAACCCCTAGCCGGACTAATGGGTATCTTATTTCTAGCCATCACTAGTGCTCTCTTGCTGGCATTTCGACCAATATTTCTTCCTTAA